The following are encoded together in the Parabacteroides chongii genome:
- a CDS encoding acyltransferase family protein, protein MEKTSYKRLESLDVLRGFDLFCLILCEATFYLLRDAINAPWFNKVMWNFSHVSWEGFSPWDLIMPLFMFMAGVSIPFALSRYKTESNKWLVYRRIGKRVLLLWIFGMMCQGNLLALDPNHIYLYSNTLQSIAMGYLIAAVLFLNFRTSTQVVVTVILLLAYWAAMQFITVDGFGGGDYTRDGNLAEWVDRVVLGRFRHFAEIENGVVLFSKGYRYTWVLSSLNFGVTVLTGLFAGEILKRGLSPKKKYQYLFGIGMIMVILGWLWNFQMPVIKHIWTSSMVLVSSGYCFLLMGLFYYWIDYKGYFKNNTWLKVFGMNSIVAYMLADVANFRCIGASLFHGLEQYLGAYYPVLIGLSNFIVIYIILWILYKHKIFLKV, encoded by the coding sequence ATGGAAAAAACAAGCTATAAACGTCTAGAGTCGTTAGACGTGTTGCGGGGTTTTGATCTTTTCTGTCTCATACTCTGTGAAGCAACTTTCTATTTATTGAGGGATGCAATAAATGCTCCCTGGTTTAATAAAGTGATGTGGAATTTTTCACATGTTTCCTGGGAAGGGTTTTCTCCCTGGGATTTAATTATGCCGTTGTTTATGTTTATGGCGGGAGTTTCTATTCCTTTTGCTTTATCCCGCTATAAAACGGAATCTAATAAATGGCTGGTTTATCGACGTATTGGAAAGCGTGTTTTGTTGTTGTGGATTTTTGGAATGATGTGCCAGGGGAATTTACTGGCTCTTGATCCGAATCATATTTATTTATATTCGAATACATTACAATCGATAGCGATGGGATATCTGATCGCAGCGGTATTATTTTTGAATTTCCGGACATCTACGCAGGTTGTTGTGACGGTAATTTTATTGTTGGCATATTGGGCTGCCATGCAATTTATAACGGTCGATGGTTTCGGCGGTGGCGATTATACCCGTGACGGGAATCTGGCTGAGTGGGTAGACCGAGTGGTTTTAGGGCGTTTCCGACATTTTGCTGAAATAGAAAATGGAGTGGTTCTTTTTTCAAAAGGCTATCGTTATACCTGGGTATTGAGTAGTTTGAATTTTGGCGTGACTGTGTTGACCGGACTATTTGCAGGCGAAATATTGAAAAGGGGACTTTCTCCGAAAAAGAAATATCAATATTTGTTCGGAATAGGTATGATTATGGTGATACTTGGTTGGTTATGGAATTTCCAGATGCCGGTAATCAAACATATTTGGACGAGTTCGATGGTTTTGGTTAGTAGTGGGTATTGTTTCTTATTAATGGGGTTATTTTATTATTGGATTGATTACAAGGGATATTTTAAGAATAACACTTGGCTGAAAGTTTTTGGCATGAATTCTATTGTGGCATATATGTTGGCGGATGTGGCAAATTTCAGATGTATTGGTGCATCTTTATTTCATGGTTTGGAACAATATTTGGGGGCTTATTATCCAGTATTGATAGGTTTGTCGAATTTTATTGTTATTTATATCATATTATGGATATTGTATAAACATAAGATATTTTTAAAAGTATAA
- a CDS encoding acyltransferase family protein — protein sequence MEKQFRRLQSLDALRGFDMFFIMGGGTLFIGLATLIPTPFFEAVAKQMHHVPWHGLAFEDTIFPLFLFIAGISFPFSLTKQREKGMSDTAIYKKIVRRGLTLVLLGCIYNGLLNLDFEHQRYASVLARIGLAWMFGALIFVNTRTLTRIWITVGILIGYWLLLALVPAPDGNGAGVFTREGCLAGYIDRLCLPGMHGLMDPEGILSTIPAIGTALLGMFTGEFIKFGKDTFTNTKKVFYLLITGCCLLVIGLLWDLVFPINKRLWSSSFVCVVGGYSTVLFALFYYIIDVRGYRKWTPFFTVIGMNSITIYLAQAFIDFSFTNDKIFGGLIHLFPESAQPFMSAIGYIVLCWLFLYFLYRQKIFLKV from the coding sequence ATGGAAAAGCAATTTAGACGTCTTCAATCACTGGATGCACTCCGGGGATTTGACATGTTTTTTATAATGGGAGGGGGAACGTTGTTTATAGGATTGGCAACATTGATCCCGACACCTTTTTTTGAAGCTGTAGCAAAACAGATGCATCATGTACCTTGGCATGGATTGGCTTTTGAGGATACTATATTCCCTCTGTTTCTTTTTATTGCCGGAATATCATTTCCTTTTTCATTAACGAAACAGAGAGAAAAAGGAATGTCGGATACGGCTATTTATAAAAAAATAGTCCGGAGAGGACTGACTCTTGTTCTTTTGGGATGTATATATAATGGATTACTTAATTTGGATTTTGAACATCAGCGTTATGCTAGTGTTTTAGCACGGATTGGTTTAGCCTGGATGTTTGGAGCCTTGATATTCGTTAATACGAGAACCTTAACACGAATATGGATTACGGTTGGTATTTTGATAGGATATTGGTTACTATTGGCATTGGTTCCGGCTCCGGATGGTAATGGTGCGGGTGTCTTTACGCGGGAAGGATGTCTGGCTGGTTATATCGACCGGCTCTGTTTACCTGGCATGCATGGTTTGATGGATCCGGAAGGTATCTTATCGACTATCCCTGCTATTGGAACAGCTTTGCTGGGGATGTTTACCGGTGAATTTATTAAATTCGGGAAGGATACTTTTACAAATACTAAAAAGGTTTTCTATTTATTGATAACCGGATGTTGTCTGCTTGTAATAGGTCTTTTGTGGGATCTTGTTTTTCCGATAAATAAACGTTTATGGTCCAGTTCTTTTGTTTGTGTTGTCGGAGGATACTCAACTGTATTATTTGCATTGTTTTATTATATCATAGATGTAAGGGGCTACCGGAAATGGACTCCTTTTTTCACCGTAATCGGGATGAATTCGATTACTATTTATTTGGCACAAGCATTCATTGATTTTTCTTTTACCAATGATAAAATATTCGGTGGATTGATTCATTTGTTTCCTGAATCGGCTCAACCATTTATGAGTGCGATAGGCTACATTGTTTTATGTTGGTTGTTTCTTTACTTTTTATATCGTCAGAAAATCTTTTTGAAAGTGTAA
- a CDS encoding RagB/SusD family nutrient uptake outer membrane protein → MNIKYLLFGSLLTVSMGCSDILNKKDLSSVTDDQVWSDANYATAYLNQLYAKNLPKWAGEEESNRIYYSSYSDEAEGETDVLYGQLTIASIDHWYYEDIRNINLLFEKLEDNLAIDAETSTSLKAQASVLRAWRYFEMVRVYGGVPMLLLPQKLTDDLLVSRNKTSDCIDIILQDLDYAYANLPWSWTGDNVGRATKAAALALKARILLYYASPQFNPDNLMDRWETAYKVNKQAKEELAENGYGLYTDYENIWYDEMNKEVVWGRRYQEPGVTNAWNAASRPLSEAQNRTGQNHPTLEMVESYPMVTGVPITESADYDPVLYWKNRDPRFRVTVAYNSCLWELSGKIGRRQWTYAGAELNYPTQTGFYCRKAVDPSYTPYYTERSSTDWIEIRYAEVLLNFAECAAVMGNVDEAYDILKIIRERAGILAGNDGMYGLKKGLSGEQMIDAVMLERKLELAFEGKRYWDLRRRRLFATELNGKVRHGILPKLKIAESEFNTMKDTIDFENNYAAYFKDSLVILDKKFAIDFKDNYYFYAIPNKYLETNSKMEQTQGWSGGTFNPLD, encoded by the coding sequence ATGAATATTAAATATTTGTTATTTGGATCCTTATTGACCGTCAGCATGGGCTGTTCGGATATCCTTAATAAAAAAGATTTATCATCGGTAACAGATGACCAAGTGTGGAGTGATGCCAATTATGCTACGGCTTACCTGAATCAATTGTATGCGAAAAATTTGCCCAAATGGGCAGGGGAAGAGGAGAGTAATAGGATTTATTATTCATCCTATTCCGATGAAGCAGAAGGAGAAACCGATGTCTTGTACGGACAATTGACTATTGCTTCGATAGACCATTGGTATTACGAAGATATCCGTAATATAAATTTGTTGTTTGAAAAATTAGAGGATAATTTGGCGATAGATGCAGAAACATCTACAAGTTTAAAGGCTCAGGCTTCTGTCCTGCGCGCATGGAGATATTTTGAGATGGTTCGAGTGTATGGAGGGGTTCCGATGCTTTTGCTGCCTCAAAAATTGACGGATGATTTGTTGGTGTCGCGAAATAAGACTTCTGACTGTATCGATATCATATTGCAGGATTTGGATTATGCATATGCTAATTTGCCTTGGAGTTGGACAGGAGATAATGTTGGAAGAGCAACGAAAGCTGCTGCACTGGCATTAAAGGCCAGGATATTACTTTATTATGCCAGTCCTCAATTCAATCCTGATAATCTGATGGATCGTTGGGAAACAGCCTATAAAGTAAATAAACAGGCAAAAGAAGAGTTGGCTGAAAATGGTTACGGGTTATATACTGATTATGAAAATATATGGTATGACGAAATGAACAAGGAAGTTGTCTGGGGACGCAGGTATCAGGAGCCCGGTGTAACAAATGCCTGGAATGCCGCATCCCGGCCTTTGTCCGAAGCACAGAACCGTACAGGACAGAATCATCCTACACTTGAGATGGTCGAATCTTATCCGATGGTCACAGGTGTACCTATTACAGAATCGGCGGATTATGATCCTGTTTTGTATTGGAAGAACCGGGATCCCCGTTTTAGGGTAACGGTTGCATATAATAGTTGTTTGTGGGAACTGAGTGGCAAAATTGGTAGAAGGCAGTGGACGTATGCGGGTGCAGAACTTAATTATCCGACACAGACCGGTTTTTATTGTAGAAAAGCCGTTGATCCCAGTTATACACCTTATTATACGGAAAGAAGCAGCACTGATTGGATTGAGATACGTTATGCGGAAGTATTGTTGAATTTTGCAGAGTGTGCAGCTGTGATGGGGAATGTGGACGAGGCATACGATATTCTGAAAATAATTAGGGAGCGGGCAGGTATATTGGCAGGAAATGACGGGATGTATGGCTTGAAGAAAGGCTTATCCGGTGAGCAGATGATTGATGCGGTTATGCTGGAAAGAAAACTAGAGTTAGCATTCGAAGGGAAACGTTATTGGGATTTACGGCGTAGACGTCTGTTTGCTACGGAGTTGAATGGGAAAGTTCGTCATGGTATTTTACCAAAACTGAAGATTGCAGAAAGTGAGTTCAATACAATGAAAGACACCATTGATTTTGAAAATAATTATGCGGCCTATTTTAAGGATTCATTGGTTATTTTGGATAAGAAATTTGCAATTGATTTTAAAGACAATTATTATTTCTATGCTATTCCGAATAAATATTTAGAAACGAATTCCAAGATGGAGCAGACACAAGGTTGGAGTGGAGGAACATTTAATCCGTTAGACTAA
- a CDS encoding TonB-dependent receptor translates to MKLTLALLTVVLLEVSAVESNAQTAKISLKVENVTVKEALKHIEKKSEYTFFYNDKTINVNSFISLNADNQTVSNILLSILPNCEFKVNGKQIVIMPKNEDTTSVQQQKKTVSGVIKDTQGMPIIGASVSDKGTTNGTITDLDGKFSLEVSANSMLQISYIGYLTQEIKIKDQTDFNITLREDTQVLDEVVVVGYGIQKKVNLTGSISSVSTDEIQNVPASSLSNALVGKIAGVLSTQSGGKPGAGSDMTVRAKGTWNDTEPLYVIDGIIRDKFAFDGLDASEVENVSVLKDGASAAIYGARAANGVILVTTRKGQIGKPVISYTGSIGLSDATMIPETQNAYDQAVLINDYLRVENVDPSDMRFYTDDELEYFKKNSYNWLDEAWKQPLLTRHSINVSGGNDRVRYFIGGNYYYETGSLKNLSFKKYNLRSNLEANITKDLIATLNINMDIRNDHKPYWKYDKDNDTMYDLFNGLLFRTGQVPPYIDGRPVGTFNEFHPLENLEDHAGYNRKKYSNYEANIALQYNVPFVKGLSLKLLFNKYNRHTFVKQFSRPYSMYEYQTTGGHNHIITDVVSSVKVRNDGDFLLEKYDNQDSYQLNGYVTYANKFGKHDVGALFVYEQSEGTVDWFNGQRNYFLSSAIDQLFAGNSDSKNSTVDGKGEETGRISYIGRLNYGYDDKYLIEASFRYDGSVNFAPKNRWGFFPSASLAWRVSEEKFFKDNVKFINYLKLRTSIGLLGNDRIVLADKNAVAGWQWMQRYNFTNGAYFGSLSDGIATDVIPNIDVTWEKSLTYNLGIDLNVLDNRLSLTADAFYRHTYDILGDRAASIPATFGAKMPSENYAVINAKGFEVELGYNDKIGKDFKYYIKGNLGYAVNKVIEKDEAENLRSYKSEIGYSSDRKMGYIATGIIRTQEELDALPEGYTILGQKPELGMLNYKDLRGANSDDPDGVIDEYDQDWIINHTTPPLNYGISLGGSWKGFSLDIFLQGVAGNDIMIDMRTTQGRPEETNFNYWTDHWTPENINASFPRATRNAATVQSTFWVRDGSFMRLKNVNLSYALPKSLLDKWGVAQLKFFLTGNNLCLLQNKLKYFDPENAGIRNYPLMKSYSFGVNLSF, encoded by the coding sequence ATGAAATTAACGTTGGCTTTGTTAACCGTAGTCCTCTTGGAAGTTTCGGCAGTGGAATCGAATGCCCAGACGGCAAAAATCAGTTTGAAAGTAGAGAATGTAACTGTAAAAGAAGCTTTGAAGCATATAGAGAAAAAGAGTGAGTATACATTTTTTTATAATGATAAAACGATTAATGTGAATAGTTTTATATCTCTAAATGCGGATAATCAAACTGTATCGAATATACTTCTTTCTATTTTACCCAATTGTGAGTTTAAGGTAAATGGAAAACAAATTGTGATTATGCCTAAAAATGAGGATACAACATCTGTGCAACAGCAAAAAAAAACAGTCTCAGGCGTGATAAAAGATACTCAGGGGATGCCTATTATTGGAGCCAGTGTGTCAGATAAAGGTACGACAAATGGTACGATTACGGACCTTGATGGTAAATTCTCGTTGGAGGTTTCTGCAAACTCTATGCTGCAAATCTCTTATATAGGATATTTGACACAGGAGATCAAAATAAAGGATCAGACAGATTTTAATATCACTTTACGTGAGGATACACAAGTTCTGGATGAAGTGGTTGTTGTCGGCTACGGAATACAGAAGAAAGTGAATTTAACAGGATCGATCTCTTCTGTTAGTACGGATGAAATACAGAATGTTCCTGCATCAAGTTTATCGAATGCCCTTGTCGGTAAAATTGCAGGTGTATTATCTACTCAATCGGGAGGAAAACCGGGGGCAGGTTCTGATATGACGGTACGGGCCAAAGGTACCTGGAACGATACGGAACCTTTGTATGTGATCGATGGGATTATCAGGGATAAGTTTGCTTTCGATGGTTTGGATGCTAGCGAAGTAGAAAATGTTTCGGTCTTGAAAGACGGAGCTTCTGCTGCTATTTATGGAGCCCGTGCCGCTAACGGTGTCATTTTGGTTACAACTAGAAAAGGACAGATCGGTAAACCTGTGATCTCTTATACCGGATCTATCGGTTTATCGGATGCAACCATGATTCCCGAAACACAAAATGCATATGATCAGGCTGTTTTAATTAATGATTATTTGAGGGTAGAAAATGTAGATCCTTCAGATATGCGGTTCTATACGGATGATGAACTTGAATATTTTAAAAAGAACAGTTATAATTGGTTGGATGAAGCATGGAAACAACCGTTGTTGACAAGACATTCTATAAATGTAAGTGGCGGAAATGATCGTGTACGATATTTTATAGGAGGTAATTATTATTACGAAACGGGTTCTTTAAAGAATCTGAGTTTTAAGAAATATAACCTTAGGAGTAATTTGGAGGCTAATATTACAAAAGATTTGATTGCCACTTTAAATATTAATATGGATATCCGGAATGATCATAAACCTTATTGGAAGTACGATAAGGATAATGATACTATGTATGATTTGTTCAATGGCTTACTTTTCCGTACAGGACAAGTTCCCCCTTATATCGATGGCCGGCCTGTCGGAACATTTAATGAATTCCATCCTCTGGAAAATTTAGAAGATCATGCCGGATACAACAGAAAAAAGTATTCGAACTATGAAGCTAATATAGCATTGCAATATAATGTACCTTTTGTAAAAGGGCTAAGCTTGAAACTTTTATTCAATAAGTATAACAGGCATACTTTTGTAAAACAGTTCAGCCGTCCGTATTCCATGTATGAATATCAGACGACGGGAGGACATAATCATATTATAACGGATGTCGTTTCGTCTGTAAAAGTGAGAAATGACGGTGATTTCCTTTTGGAAAAATATGATAATCAGGATAGCTATCAATTGAACGGATATGTTACTTATGCCAATAAGTTCGGAAAACATGATGTTGGAGCTTTGTTTGTCTATGAACAGTCGGAAGGGACGGTAGACTGGTTTAACGGGCAAAGGAACTATTTCCTTTCATCGGCTATCGATCAATTGTTTGCAGGTAACTCGGATTCTAAGAATTCAACGGTAGATGGTAAGGGGGAAGAAACCGGACGCATTTCTTATATTGGTCGTTTGAATTATGGTTATGATGATAAATATTTAATTGAAGCATCTTTCCGTTATGATGGGTCTGTCAATTTTGCTCCTAAAAATCGATGGGGATTTTTCCCTTCTGCATCATTGGCCTGGAGGGTCTCTGAAGAGAAATTCTTCAAAGACAATGTGAAGTTTATCAATTATCTTAAATTGAGAACTTCTATCGGTTTATTGGGGAACGACCGGATTGTATTGGCTGATAAAAATGCAGTAGCCGGCTGGCAATGGATGCAGCGTTATAATTTTACAAACGGAGCTTATTTCGGCTCATTGAGTGATGGTATCGCGACTGATGTAATACCGAATATAGATGTAACCTGGGAGAAGTCTTTGACATACAATTTGGGTATTGACTTGAATGTGTTGGATAATAGATTGTCGTTAACGGCAGATGCTTTTTATCGGCATACTTATGACATTCTCGGTGACCGTGCGGCAAGTATTCCTGCTACTTTCGGAGCTAAAATGCCTTCGGAGAATTATGCTGTAATAAATGCAAAAGGATTTGAAGTTGAATTAGGCTATAATGATAAAATCGGGAAAGATTTCAAATATTATATAAAGGGAAATTTAGGGTATGCTGTCAATAAAGTGATAGAGAAAGACGAAGCGGAAAATCTTCGTTCCTATAAATCTGAAATAGGTTATAGCTCGGACCGAAAGATGGGGTATATCGCAACCGGTATTATCCGGACGCAGGAAGAACTGGACGCATTACCGGAAGGGTATACCATATTAGGGCAGAAACCGGAATTAGGAATGTTGAATTATAAAGATTTGCGAGGTGCTAATAGTGATGATCCGGATGGTGTAATCGATGAGTATGACCAGGACTGGATTATTAATCATACGACACCCCCTTTGAATTATGGAATTTCTCTGGGAGGTTCATGGAAAGGATTTTCATTGGATATATTCTTACAGGGAGTTGCCGGAAATGATATAATGATTGATATGAGAACAACACAAGGACGTCCGGAAGAAACTAACTTCAATTATTGGACAGACCATTGGACTCCGGAGAATATAAATGCCTCTTTCCCTCGTGCTACTCGCAATGCTGCTACTGTACAATCTACCTTTTGGGTTCGTGACGGTTCGTTCATGCGTTTGAAAAATGTAAATCTGTCGTATGCTTTGCCTAAGAGCCTCTTGGATAAATGGGGAGTGGCCCAGCTAAAGTTTTTCCTGACAGGTAATAATTTATGCTTATTACAGAATAAGTTGAAATATTTTGATCCTGAAAATGCAGGAATCAGGAATTATCCTTTGATGAAAAGTTATTCTTTTGGAGTGAATCTTAGTTTCTAA
- a CDS encoding FecR family protein, with product METNTTDINLIIIRYLDGSATLEEKILLLHWLKQSDENRENFTDTRDLWISCNAATTDELEVDIALERLKSRIMSVQGRQPVKKVGAPFVRWYQIAAVFLFLLGMGYWFGFSNRSSQPELLVRNQLITAKGSKGKFSLPDGTIVWLNSESSLSYPEQFAGEKRTVNLNGGAYFEVVKNTERPFIVRTGDIDIEVLGTSFNVSAYSSHESIETALLTGSVKITGTGMDKDIFLKPDEVFEYEKTNHISSVKPVNASLYADWIKDRLVFDNTRLSDILISMEGWYNIEIVCPEKFAQSTQMSFTIRQENIEEILKAMSFIAPIRYRIEGEKAYITPIK from the coding sequence ATGGAAACAAATACAACTGATATAAATCTAATTATAATCCGCTATTTGGATGGTTCAGCAACACTGGAGGAGAAAATATTGCTTCTTCACTGGTTGAAACAATCTGATGAAAATCGTGAAAACTTTACAGATACACGTGATTTGTGGATTTCATGTAATGCGGCAACTACAGATGAATTAGAGGTCGACATTGCTTTGGAACGTTTGAAGTCACGAATTATGAGCGTACAGGGCCGACAGCCGGTGAAAAAGGTTGGAGCTCCTTTTGTACGCTGGTATCAGATAGCTGCTGTTTTTCTGTTTCTTTTAGGAATGGGATATTGGTTCGGTTTCTCTAATAGATCATCCCAGCCGGAACTGTTAGTTAGGAATCAGTTGATTACAGCAAAAGGAAGTAAAGGCAAATTTTCTTTACCCGATGGTACCATTGTCTGGTTAAACTCAGAAAGTAGTCTTAGTTATCCGGAACAATTTGCAGGAGAGAAACGTACGGTCAATTTGAATGGTGGGGCTTATTTTGAAGTAGTGAAGAATACGGAAAGACCGTTTATTGTCCGGACTGGTGATATCGACATAGAGGTTTTAGGAACAAGTTTTAATGTATCCGCTTATTCTTCTCATGAAAGTATTGAAACAGCTTTGTTGACGGGGAGTGTAAAAATAACGGGTACAGGCATGGATAAGGACATTTTTCTGAAACCGGATGAAGTCTTTGAATATGAAAAGACAAACCATATATCTTCTGTGAAACCGGTTAATGCCAGTTTGTATGCTGACTGGATTAAAGATCGCCTGGTGTTTGATAATACCCGTTTATCGGATATTCTGATCAGTATGGAGGGATGGTATAATATAGAGATTGTCTGTCCTGAAAAATTCGCTCAATCAACACAAATGTCGTTTACCATACGGCAGGAAAATATAGAGGAGATATTGAAGGCAATGAGTTTTATTGCTCCTATCAGGTACCGGATAGAGGGTGAAAAAGCTTATATAACTCCGATAAAATAG
- a CDS encoding RNA polymerase sigma-70 factor: MVSEKHIYELTALESLFKRFYKPLRAYAFRFVNDMELAEDIVQDTFFELWSRRDMIEFDGAVKSYLFKSVYNRSLNVLNKKYQNKEFSLDKENEQEILDQYLASYIENSEQSLILKELEAEIIAYVDTLPSQCKKIFTLSRSYGLKNKEIAEQLGITVKAVEKQISKALFGLKKHLTEEGLITLLFFLYEGY; encoded by the coding sequence ATGGTTTCAGAAAAGCATATTTATGAATTAACCGCTTTGGAATCGTTGTTCAAACGTTTCTACAAACCGTTGAGGGCTTATGCATTCCGTTTTGTCAATGATATGGAGCTGGCGGAAGATATTGTACAGGATACTTTTTTTGAGTTATGGTCCAGAAGAGATATGATTGAATTTGATGGGGCTGTGAAGTCGTACTTATTTAAATCGGTCTATAACCGTTCATTGAATGTGCTCAACAAGAAATACCAGAATAAAGAATTTTCATTGGATAAAGAAAATGAACAGGAGATCTTGGATCAATATCTGGCATCATATATTGAGAACTCAGAACAAAGTCTTATATTGAAAGAACTGGAAGCCGAAATCATTGCTTATGTAGATACACTCCCTTCCCAGTGTAAAAAAATATTTACGTTAAGTCGTTCTTATGGTTTAAAAAATAAAGAGATAGCCGAACAGTTAGGTATCACGGTAAAAGCTGTTGAGAAACAGATTAGTAAGGCATTGTTCGGTTTGAAAAAACATTTAACGGAGGAAGGTTTAATCACTTTATTATTTTTTCTTTACGAGGGTTATTAA